A genomic stretch from Vanrija pseudolonga chromosome 6, complete sequence includes:
- the TSG101 gene encoding Tumor susceptibility protein — MAPLDLTRDWLKGVLRPYPARDVILPEVLGVLGQWRTLAVKTDAFTFDSGQTALLVLLHGTLPITYRGATYHIPLHIWLPHEYPRAPPLAFVVPTKDMGVRKGREVQPGGQIDEGVLGGWWASWPAAERTLPTLLRKLAEVFSVVPPVYAKPPEAARVASPAAASPTSAHQPGPPPPAPSRPFSNGDPLPQYRPAPSPPTAAASTPPPVPSRQASAAYPQSPVRSSSSPAPAPPQSPPVPLRPGQQPPVPHRPVFPPPVLDTTGYNSSASPQPLSPAHAGPSWHPHPHPGQQYAPVPAPGPPAPFQQQWVPPGQQQQYAPPPPQHAGPPPPRAYYAQPAPPVPAQAPAPPPLPPQQAPPPPPAATRAPDLLSSPEIGTTPLPDAGDVPPPAPSKPPPPSLLHLHSILLPHLHASLPPLLHSLEHSRAQLRERGEDLASGEPAIRDEMARLEAVKKVCDAVGKKVGDVVERGGARVAELEAKGDPSVDEVVVGISIVHNQLIDLVAEDNALEDTIYHLTRALDAERIDLDRYLKAVRSLAREQYMKRALIERILQGLGQKVEW, encoded by the exons ATGGCCCCGCTCGACCTCACGCGCGACTGGCTCAAGGGCGTCCTCAGGCCGTACCCAGCGCGGGACGTCATCCTGcccgaggtgctcggcgtgctgggccAATGGCGCACGCTCGCGGTCAAGACTGATGCGTTTA CCTTCGACTCGGGCCAGACAGCCCTcttggtgctgctgcacggcACCCTGCCGATCACGTACCGCGGCGCGACGTACCACATCCCCCTGCACATCTGGCTGCCGCACGAGTatccgcgcgcgccgccgctcgcgttCGTCGTGCCGACCAAGGACATGGGCGTGCGGAAGGGACGCGAGGTACAGCCTGGGGGCCAGATAGACGAGGGGGTGTTGGGCGGTTggtgggcgagctggccg GCCGCCGAACGCACGCTGCCGACACTCCTGCGCAAACTCGCCGAAGTCTTCTCTGTCGTGCCGCCAGTGTACGCCAAGCCGCCCGAGGCCGCACGCGTGGCttcgccagcagcagcgtcgccgACAAGCGCGCATCAGCCaggcccgcccccgccagcgccgtcccGGCCGTTCAGCAACGGCGACCCGCTACCGCAGTaccgccccgcgccgagcccgccaacagcggcagcctccacgccgccgccggtcccGTCGCGgcaggcgtcggcggcgtacCCGCAGTCGCCGGtccgctcgtcctcctcccccgcacccgcgccgccccagtcgccgccggtTCCCCTCCGCCCGGGCCAGCAGCCGCCCGTGCCCCACCGTCCGGTCTTCCCGCCGCCTGTCCTCGACACGACGGGGTACaacagctcggcgagcccgcaGCCGCTGTCCCCTGCGCACgctgggccgagctggcacccgcacccgcacccggGGCAGCAGTACGCTCCTGTTCCTGCTCCTGGTCCTCCGGCGCCGTTCCAGCAGCAGTGGGTTCCGCcgggacagcagcagcagtacgcgccgccgccgccgcaacatgccgggccaccaccaccgcgggCATACTACGCGCAGCCGGCCCCACCGGTCCCAGCACAGGctccagcaccaccaccactgcctCCGCAACAagctccaccaccaccgccggccgcgacCCGCGCGCCAGACCTCCTCTCGTCGCCAGAGATCGGCACGACCCCGCTCCCAGACGCAGGCGACGTGCCACCCCCGGCACCATCAaagcccccgccgccgtccctcCTCCACCTGCACTCGATCCTCCTGCCGCACCTGCACGCCAGTCTCCCGCCGCTCCTCCACTCGCTCGagcactcgcgcgcgcagctgcgcgagcgcggcgaggacctggcgtcgggcgagccggcgatccgcgacgagatggcccgcctcgaggccgtcaagaagGTGTGCGATGCGGTAGGGAAGAAGGTCGGCGACGTggtcgagcggggcggcgcgcgcgtggccgagctcgaggccaaggggGACCcgagcgtcgacgaggtcgtggTGGGCATTAGTATCGTGCATAACCA GCTtatcgacctcgtcgccgaggacaacGCGCTCGAAGACACAATCTACCAcctgacgcgcgcgctcgacgccgagcgcatAGACCTCGACCGATACCTCAAGgccgtgcgctcgctcgcgcgcgagcagtaCATGAAGCGGGCGCTGATTGAGCGTATTCTGCAGGGCCTGGGACAGAAGGTCGAGTggtga
- the sod22_1 gene encoding putative Na(+)/H(+) antiporter, which produces MVALDISETSKSLAVVGGYISIVGLVSYFLKERLFMSEALLAFIAGIIFGPIAANVFSPLDWVSGSEHELSHLTFEITRVVIAIQVLFTGISLPKAYLWRERLSLFTLLFPIMTAAWFVTAALVYGLVPGLTFLEALVIGSCVTPTDPVLANSICKGRFAEKYVPLHVRQIIVAEAGANDGLGFPFLYMALYLMLRKNPSHPVHTIGGAVGEWVYNIVLYQVALSVVIGAIIGYVARKVLRFAEARGLIDHESFLSFGVSLTFLTLGIVGMIGSDDILCCFIVGNSFTWDDWFRVETEDHAFQDVIDQLLNNVIFLYIGSIMPWSEFGKFWGLSPWRLVVLGICVILLRRPPWVILLKPYIPSLSTWPEAVFAGYFGPIGVGAVYYVQVALKEIPDDGTRDRLRAVILPVVYFLVMTSVVVHGVTIPLGKGFQRAATITMSRTSTAADLVGVRLPPAVPVGSVPTPVAPESSGAPSSTTRTEAFGLAEQPQSPQIHFDLPAAKSADTPPISRNISFATVPPHEQQAESDAVSELPSESSEGTYRRRTPAGPIGMV; this is translated from the exons AtggtcgccctcgacatcTCCGAGACGTCCAagtcgctcgccgtcgtcggcgggtACATCTCCATCGTCGGGCTCGTGAGCTACTTTCTCAAGGAGCGGCTGTTCATGT CCGAAGCCCTGCTCGCCTTCATCGCAGGCATCATCTTTGGCCCGATCGCGGCCAACGtcttctcgccgctcgacTGGGTCAGCGGCTCGGAGCACGAGCTCTCGCACCTGACCTTTGAGATCACGCGCGTGGTTATCGCCATCCAGGTGCTGTTCACCGGCATCTCGCTGCCCAAGGCGTACctctggcgcgagcggctcAGCCTCTTCACGCTCCTGTTCCCCAtcatgacggcggcgtggttCGTGACCGCTGCGCTGGTCTACGGCCTCGTGCCCggcctcaccttcctcgaggccctcgttATCGGGTCTTGTGTCACGCCGACCGACCCCGTCCTCGCCAACTCGATCTGCAAGG GTCGATTCGCCGAGAAGTATGTCCCGCTCCACGTCCGCCAGatcatcgtcgccgaggctggtGCAAACGACGGCCTGGGATTCCCATTCCTCTACATGGCGCTGTACCTTATGCTGAGGAAGAATCCCTCGCACCCGGTGCACACTATCGGCGGGGCAGTTGGCGAGTG GGTGTATAACATTGTCCTCTACCAGGTCGCCCTCTCGGTCGTCATCGGCGCCATCATCGGCTACGTCGCGCGCAAGGTGCTCCGCTTTGCCGAGGCACGGGG ACTTATCGACCACGAGTCGTTCCTCTCGTTTGGCGTCTCGCTCACCttcctcaccctcggcatCGTGGGCATGATTGGCTCAGACGACATTCTCTGCTGCTTCATTGTGGGCAACTCGTTCACCTGGGACGACTGGTTCCGCGTCGAGACCGAGGACCACGCGTTCCAGGATGTCATTGACCAGCTGCTCAACAAT GTCATCTTCCTCTACATCGGCTCCATCATGCCGTGGAGTGAGTTTGGCAAGTTCTGGGGCCTGTCGCCTTGGCGCCTGGTTGTGCTCGGTATCTGCGTCATTCttctccgccgcccccctTGGGTCATTCTTCTT aaACCCTACATCCCCTCGCTCTCCACCTGGCCCGAGGCCGTGTTTGCCGGTTACTTTGGCcccatcggcgtcggcgccgtctaCTACGTCCAGGTTGCGCTCAAGGAGATTCCGGATGACGGTACCCGTGACCGTCTCCGAGC TGTCATCCTCCCCGTCGTCTACTTCCTGGTCATGacctcggtcgtcgtccacggcgTCACCATTCCGCTGGGTAAGGGCTtccagcgcgccgcgactATCACCATGTCGCGCACGAGCACGGCAGCAGACCTCGTCGGTGTCAGACTGCCCCCCGCCGTGCCGGTTGGCTCGGTGCCCACCCCGGTCGCCCCCGAGTCGTCGGGGGCGCCCAGCAGCACTACGAGAACCGAGGCCTTTGGTTTGGCTGAGCAGCCGCAGTCGCCCCAGATCCACTTTGACCTGCCCGCAGCCAAGTctgccgacacgccgcccaTCAGCCGCAACATCAGCTTTGCGACAGTGCCACCCcacgagcagcaggccgagtcTGATGCCGTGTCCGAGCTGCCCTCTGAGAGCAGCGAGGGCACGTACCGTCGCCGTACCCCCGCCGGCCCCATCGGCATGGTCTAA
- the CC1G_04743 gene encoding beta-tubulin: MTRSVREIVHLQTGQCGNQIGAKFWEVVSEEHGIQADGSYKGSSDIQLERINVYYNEAAAGKYVPRAVLIDLEPGTMDSIRSGPLGTLFRPDNFVFGQSGAGNNWAKGHYTEGAELVDSVLDVVRREAEGCDALQGFQITHSLGGGTGAGMGTLLISKIREEYPDRMMCTFSVVPSPKVSDTVVEPYNATLSVHQLVENSDETFCIDNEALYDICFRTLKLSTPTYGDLNHLVSVVMSGVTTCLRFPGQLNSDLRKLAVNMVPFPRLHFFMVGFAPLTSRGSASYRAVSVPELTQQMFDAKNMMAASDPRHGRYLTVMCIYRGKVSMKEVEDQLQTVQAKNSAYFVEWIPGNVAAAQCDIPPRGLKMSSTFICNSTSIQSLFKRIGEQFSAMYRRKAFVHWYTGEGMDELEFSEAESNLADLVAEYVQYQEASVDDELYDEEQLLEEEEDQL, encoded by the coding sequence atgacCCGCTCAGTGCGCGAGATTGTCCACCTCCAGACCGGCCAGTGCGGTAACCAGATTGGAGCCAAGTTCTGGGAGGTCGTCTCCGAGGAGCACGGCATCCAGGCCGACGGTTCGTACAAGGGCTCGTCGGACATtcagctcgagcgcatcaACGTCTACTACAAtgaggccgctgccggcaAATACGTTCCCCGCGCCGTCTTGATTGACTTGGAGCCGGGAACTATGGACTCTATCCGTAGTGGCCCCCTCGGCACCCTCTTCCGCCCCGACAACTTTGTCTTTGGCCAGAGCGGTGCTGGTAACAACTGGGCCAAGGGCCACTACACtgagggcgccgagctcgtcgactcggtcctcgacgttgtccgtcgcgaggccgagggctgTGACGCCCTCCAGGGCTTCCAGATCACCCACTCGCTCGGTGGTGGTACCGGTGCCGGTATGGGTACCCTCCTCATCTCCAAGATCCGTGAGGAGTACCCCGACCGCATGATGTGCACCTTCTCGGTCGTCCCCTCGCCCAAGGTCTCGGACACTGTCGTCGAGCCCTACAACGCCACCCTTTCGGTccaccagctcgtcgagaacTCTGACGAGACTTTCTGTATCGACAACGAGGCGCTCTACGACATCTGCTTCCGTACCCTCAAGCTCTCGACCCCCACCTACGGCGACCTCAACCACCTTGTTTCGGTTGTCATGTCGGGTGTCACCACCTGCCTGCGTTTCCCCGGTCAGCTCAACTCGGACctccgcaagctcgccgtCAACATGGTGCCCTTCCCCCGTCTGCACTTCTTCATGGTCGGCTTTGCGCCCCTCACGTCGCGtggctcggcctcgtacCGCGCCGTCTCGGTGCCCGAGCTCACCCAGCAGATGTTCGACGCCAAGAACATGATGGCTGCTTCCGACCCCCGCCACGGCCGTTACCTCACCGTCATGTGCATCTACCGCGGCAAGGTCTCGAtgaaggaggtcgaggaccaGCTCCAGACCGTCCAGGCCAAGAACTCGGCCTACTTCGTCGAGTGGATCCCCGGAaacgtcgccgctgctcaGTGTGACATTCCTCCCCGTGGCCTCAAGATGTCGTCGACCTTCATCTGCAACTCGACCTCGATCCAGTCGCTCTTCAAGCGTATTGGCGAGCAGTTCTCGGCCATGTACCGCCGCAAGGCCTTCGTCCACTGGTACACTGGTGAGGGcatggacgagctcgagttctccgaggccgagtcgaaccttgccgaccttgtcgccgagTACGTCCAGTACCAGGAGgcctcggtcgacgacgagctctacgacgaggagcagctcctcgaggaggaggaggaccagCTTTAA
- the dotC_3 gene encoding Efflux pump dotC has translation MSSTPQPQPQAGPSSQPDALSRPPSRSTRRPQPARQLSDNALTRTPSSHSFHAGHSLRRMATHETGEFVDVRADGARMSTHDEHDGEHEDGASVSSQSRTQHKDEEAAIEAHGKGGSDSRDANLAASAKPDDGDHHDDKYALQDQTNLLPWKQVAVIFVGLNCALFCSLLDQTIVTTALPTLGRVFNQASIASWVGTAYMLTSTALQPVYGRLSDIFGRKSVLLGSLTIFFFGSLACALARTMIQLIIFRAIQGVGGGGILTLAMIIISDVVSLKDRGKYQGITGGVVAIANSAGPILGGIFTEKVTWRWCFYINLPLTALAIIVIVFLLPLKKVHGSMREKLAKLDYYGSLLTLAWAVLVLLALSWGGTEHPWSSAAVIAPLVIGGILLFVFIFVEARLVPLPLIPMYIFRNKTVAASMATTFANGAAFYATLYYLPQYFQVVRGESPIQSGVHMLPLVFVQVFFSFSSGFLVSKTGDYKWNLMAGFFIWTIGLGLLSTLHPDTSMARIYGFQVLVGVGAGQTFQTSLIAIQASVERKDMATATGCRNFLRMLGGTVALAACTAIVNNIARVRMAGDGFDAKLVSDILSSPTELAVLGLDAAQIELVRAAYSKGINACFYFCVPLVGACFFITVFFIDRVNLKREDDAKLKAEAKAWVAEQKERKRHGSQHGSRHASSETVHVPTEKAEVKPSPPASERTLNEGGGGELKRVKSAASELEAAAKGLEEAAGVATESTPTPRT, from the exons atgagCTCAacaccacaaccacaaccccAGGCTGGGCCATCGAGCCAGCCCGACGCTTTGTCCAGACCACCGTCCCGCAGCACGCGACGACCCCAACCCGCCCGCCAGCTCTCCGACAACGCACTGACCCGCACCCCCTCCTCGCACTCCTTCCACGCAGGCCACAGCCTGCGCCGGATGGCGACGCACGAGACGGGCGAATttgtcgacgtgcgcgccgacggcgcgcggatgagcacgcacgacgagcacgacggcgagcacgaagacggcgcgagcgtgtcgtcTCAGTCCCGAACGCAACACAAGGACGAAGAAGCGGCGATTGAGGCTCACGGCAAGGGCGGAAGCGACTCACGCGACGCCAACCttgccgcctcggccaaACCCGATGAcggcgaccaccacgacgacaagtACGCGCTGCAGGACCAGACGAACCTCCTGCCTTGGAAGCAGGTGGCTGTGATTTTCGTCGGGCTGAACTGCGCCCTGTTCTGCAGCTTGCTCGACCAGACAAT CGTAACCACCGCCCTCCCCACCCTCGGCCGCGTGTTCAATCAGGCCTCGATCGCGAGCTGGGTCGGCACGGCGTACATGCTGACGTCTACG GCGCTGCAACCCGTCTACGGCCGCCTGTCCGACATCTTCGGGCGCAAGTCGGTCCTGCTGGGCAGCCTGACcatcttcttcttcggctcgctcgcgtgCGCGCTGGCACGCACCATGATCCAGCTCATCATCTTCCGCGCGATCCAGGgtgtgggcggtggtggcatCTTGACACTGGCGATGATCATCA TCTCCGACGTCGTGTCGCTTAAAGACCGCGGAAAGTACCAAGGCATCacgggcggcgtcgtcgccatcgccaactCTGCCGGCcccatcctcggcggcatcttCACGGAAAAGGTCACTTGGCGGTGGTGCTTCTACATCAACCTCCcgctcaccgccctcgccatcattgtcatcgtcttcctcctcccgctGAAAAAGGTGCACGGGAGCATGCGGGAGAAGCTCGCAAAGCTCGACTACTACGGCTCGCTGCTTACCCTTGCTTGGGcggtgctcgtgctccttgCCCTCTCGTGGGGTGGCACCGAACACCCGTGGTCCTctgccgccgtcatcgcACCGCTCGTCATTGGCGGTatcctcctcttcgtctTCATCTttgtcgaggcgcgcctcgtccccctccccctcatcCCCATGTACATCTTCCGCAACAAGACCGTGGCCGCGTCCATGGCGACAACGTTCGCCAACGGCGCAGCATTCTACGCCACGCTGTACTACCTCCCGCAGTACTTCCAGGTCGTGCGTGGCGAGTCGCCTATCCAGTCCGGCGTCCACATGCTCCCCCTCGTGTTCGTCCAggtcttcttctccttctcctccggCTTCCTCGTCTCCAAGACGGGCGACTACAAGTGGAACCTCATGGCTGGGTTCTTCATCTGGACGATCGGCCTCGGGCTGCTTAGCACACTGCACCCCGACACGTCGATGGCGCGCATCTACGGCTTCCAGgtccttgtcggcgttggcgcgggCCAGACGTTCCAGACCTCCCTCATCGCCATCCAGGCCTCGGTCGAGCGCAAGGACATGGCCACAGCGACAGGGTGCCGCAACTTCCTCCGCAtgctcggcggcaccgtcgcgctcgcggcgtgcACGGCGATCGTGAACAACATTGCGCGGGTACGCATGGCGGGAGATGGgttcgacgccaagctcgtgtCCGATATTCTCTCCAGCCCGACCGAACTGGCggttctcggcctcgacgccgcgcagatCGAGCTTGTCCGTGCCGCCTACAGCAAGGGCATCAACGCGTGCTTCTACTTCTGCgtgccgctcgtcggcgcgtgcTTCTTCATTACCGTCTTTTTCATCGACCGCGTCAacctcaagcgcgaggacgacgcaAAGCTCAAGGCGGAGGCCAAGGCCTGGGTCGCCGAGCAgaaggagcgcaagcgccaCGGGTCGCAGCACGGCTCGCGACATGCGTCCAGCGAGACGGTCCACGTCCCcaccgagaaggccgaggtcaagccGTCCCCGCCGGCGAGTGAGCGGACCCTCAAcgaggggggcggcggcgagcttaAGCGCGTCAAGAgtgccgcgagcgagctcgaggcagCGGCAAAGGGCCTCGAGGAAGCCGCCGGCGTTGCGACCGAGTCAACACCTACACCACGCACATAA
- the Cog5 gene encoding Conserved oligomeric Golgi complex subunit 5, with translation MTDGVTGHSRRPTMTSESFIDHKPFLSDRFDVHDYANAVLQGRAYRPDEEDGVAGSSSRREEKGDLSVEVARLNYGIEDATRQLRQEITASYPLLLSHLTTSLALSSHLAPIRSSLDSLSSSIDRLHTKIHTPHTELTVLVRRLALLAHASDVSRRAARFVLVARRLEGQMVRMKEGAAGQGGDAGDGEKERELAKAALSVTELDALLAPASDDDLDVDAEGGGGDAARPIPLQKLDFVAAYIPVVDRARDAIIQEMEGMVMSGLANLNQPLLSSSLQAAHNLRLLPDLVKNLLDDLNDAVVDRVKRAFDSAAIGREVAGKESHGITFTTRSRTQSAPTSATLPAWTAVLWQRLDKVVDDVANCCIKVYTLEKVLRVKRDAVTQVEFLDEVMKKLDEKPSFTFWTTLAKAFEQQTSEAARAGGWLQTALSTGYPRLLRLFHDFFAKIAVHTDTVYTRETQSPEAVLVLRSVSTFESLYLGRSTSRMSDAVNAALAQYNVSRGTAPGAVEGVNIARTITNELDSARFDPLLVRTVARNAVKVLASLKTRAESALVRDFTATSLIGPGPTPAQVLNAQLVSCLYHARLNLSSLQAQFGPKVAEILEPNVSALEGVYTRVTDALDVAIRREFSTILARIHRVDFSKPVDPMAMGTSGAPYIQDLSDKLTFLRTEILGRMSLGEYLREWVLSLSRFLISTFLLQASIARPMGESGRLKLTGHMTEFEMGLQNFLNTGRVAGAKNALKVSQIGEEYLALRSFRTLLFADKASLANPVDTAHLPPLIVLHHVVVRSALRLPHEMHGWTEHEYVLWVQKHDDENEQWELFEKAIDDQVVGAESSGGDDDDAQTVRLVKEVLTHARHHHEGDPKGETK, from the exons atgacAGACGGCGTCACAGGCCACTCCAGGCGGCCAACAATGACGTCCGAGTCGTTCATCG ACCACAAGCCGTTCCTGTCAGACCGGTTCGACGTGCACGACTACGCGAATGCCGTGCTGCAGGGGCGCGCGTACCgccccgacgaggaggacggtgTTGCGggaagcagcagccggcgggaggagaagggcgacttgagcgtcgaggtcgcgaggCTGAATTATGGGATT GAGGACGCGACACGGCAACTGCGACAAGAG ATAACAGCATCGTACCCCCTCCTCCTGTCGCACCTGaccacctcgctcgcgctgaGCTCGCACCTCGCGCCCATCCGCTCCTCTCTCGactcgctctcctcctccatcgACAGGCTGCACACCAAGATCCACACGCCGCACACCGAGCTGACCGTGCTCGTGCGCCGGCTGGCactgctcgcgcacgcgagcgacgtgtcgcgccgcgccgcgcgcttcgTGCTCgttgcgcgccgcctcgaggggCAGATGGTGCGCATGAaggagggcgcggcggggcagggcggcgacgcgggcgacggcgagaaggagcgcgagctggcgaaGGCCGCGCTGAGCGTCActgagctcgacgcgctcctggCCCCTGcgtcggacgacgacctggatgtcgacgccgagggtggcggcggcgacgcggcgcgcccgaTCCCCCTGCAGAAGCTCGACTTTGTCGCGGCGTACATCCCCGTCGtggaccgcgcgcgcgacgccatCATCCAGGAGATGGAGGGCATGGTGATGAGCGGGCTGGCCAACCTGAACCAGCCGCTCCTCAGCAGCAGTTTACAGGCGGCGCACAACCTGCGGCTGCTTCCGGACCTGGTGAAGaacctgctcgacgacctgaACGACGCGGTGGTGGACCGGGTGAAGCGCGCTTTCGACAGCGCGGCGATagggcgcgaggtcgcgggcAAAGAGTCGCACGGGATCACGTTCACGACGCGGAGCCGCACCCAatcggcgccgaccagcgcGACGCTCCCCGCCTGGACGGCCGTGCTCTGGCAAcgcctcgacaaggtcgtcgacgacgtcgcaaACTGCTGCATCAAGGTGTATACCCTCGAAAAGGTGCTCCGCGTtaagcgcgacgccgtgacGCAGGTCGagttcctcgacgaggtgatgaag AAACTCGACGAAAAGCCAAGCTTCACCTTCTGGACGacgctcgccaaggcgttTGAGCAGCagacgagcgaggcggcgcgcgctggcggatGGCTGCAAACGGCACTGAGTACCGGCTACCCGCGCCTCCTGCGCCTGTTCCACGACTTCTTCGCCAAGATTGCCGTGCACACCGACACGGTGTACACGAGGGAGACGCAGAG CCCCgaggccgtcctcgtcctccgctCCGTGTCGACCTTTGAATCCCTCTACCTCggccgctcgacgtcgcgcatGAGCGACGCGGTGAATGCTGCCTTGGCGCAGTACAACGTGTCGCGCGGCACGGCCCcgggcgcggtcgagggcgtCAACATTGCGCGGACGATCAccaacgagctcgactcggcaCGCTTCGACCCCTTGCTCGTCCGCACGGTGGCACGTAACGCCGTCAAGGTGCTGGCGAGCCTCAAAACCCGCGCAGAGAGCGCCCTCGTGCGCGACTTTACCGCGACGTCGCTCATCGGGCCTGGCCCCACCCCGGCACAGGTGCTcaacgcgcagctcgtcTCATGCCTGTACCACGCGCGCCTCAACCTCTCGTCACTGCAAGCGCAGTTCGGccccaaggtcgccgagatcctcgagCCAAATGTCTCGGCCCTCGAGGGCGTCTACACGCGCGTGacggacgcgctcgacgtcgccatcCGCCGCGAGTTCTCCACCATCCTCGCCCGCATCCACCGCGTAGACTTTAGCAAGCCCGTCGACCCCATGGCCATGgggacgagcggcgcgccgtacATCCAGGACCTGAGCGACAAGCTCACGTTCCTGCGGACGGAAATCCTCGGCAGGATGTCGCTGGGCGAGTACCTCCGCGAGTG gGTGCTCTCCTTGTCCCGCTTCCTCATCTCGACGTTCCTCCTGCAGGCGTCGATAGCCCGCCCGATGGGCGAGAGCGGCAGACTCAAGCTGACGGGCCACATGACCGAGTTCGAGATGGGCCTGCAGAACTTTTTAAACACGGGCCGGGTAGCGGGCGCGAAGAACGCGCTCAAGGTGTCGCAGATTGGCGAAGAGTACCTCGCGCTGCGCAGCTTCCGCACGCTGCTGTTTGCCGACAaggcgtcgctcgccaaccCCGTCGACACGGCCCACCTGCCCCCGTTGATCGTGCTGCACCACGTCGTTGTGCGCTCGGCCCTGCGCCTCCCGCACGAGATGCACGGGTGGACAGAGCACGAGTATGTCCTCTGGGTGCAgaagcacgacgacgagaacgagcAGTGGGAGCTGTTTGAGAAGGCGATCGACGACCAGGTTGTTGGGGCggagagcagcggcggcgacgacgacgacgcgcagacGGTGCGCTTGGTCAAGGAGGTGCTCACGCACGCGCGGCATCATCACGAGGGAGATCCGAAGGGCGAGACCAAGTAG